One Serratia liquefaciens genomic window, AGTTTTTCCGCGTGTACGGCATGACCTTTACTGAGGGCGTCGGCATTGATCAACTGCAGGTGCAATCGCAGTCGCAGACGGTGGTGATTGACGCCAACACCCAGCGACGCCTGTTTCCGAATCAGAAAGAGGTGGTAGGCCGGGTGATCCTGGTGGGCAATATGCCGGCAACGGTGGTAGGGGTAGCGAAGGAAAAGCAATCTATGTTCGGCAGCAGCAAGACGCTGAACGTCTGGGTGCCCTACAGCACCATGGCCAATCGGCTGATGGGGAACGCCTATTTTGATTCGATTACCGTGCGCATTCGTGATGGTTATAATAGCCAGGAGGCGGAGCAACAGTTGACGCGTTTGCTGACGCTGCGCCACGGCAAGAAAGACGTCTTCACCTATAACATGGACAGCCTGGTGCAGACCGCAGAAAAAACCACGCGTACGCTGCAGCTGTTTTTGACGCTGGTGGCGGTGATTTCACTGGTGGTCGGCGGTATCGGTGTGATGAACATCATGCTGGTGTCGGTGACGGAGCGCACGCGTGAGATCGGTATCCGCATGGCGGTAGGGGCACGCTCCGGCGACGTATTGCAGCAGTTTTTGATTGAAGCGGTGCTGGTGTGTCTGGTCGGTGGTGCCTTGGGGATTACGCTGTCCTTTGCCATCGGCCTGTTGGTGCAGCTGGTGTTGCCGGGTTGGCAAATCAGCTTCCCTCCGGCGGCCTTGTTGAGCGCGTTTGTGTGTTCTACCGCTATCGGCGTGGTGTTCGGTTACCTTCCGGCCCGTAGCGCGGCGAGGCTTAACCCGATCGACGCGCTGGCACGCGAATAATCAGCGAATAAAAAATGCCAGTCACACGGCGGCTGGCATTTTTTAGCGGGGTGTTTCAAACTGACTCGGTGGAAGGGCGTTAGGCCAGGGCCTCGCTTTCCAGTGGCACAATAAGACTCGCATGGTTCCCTTTTGGCCCTTGGTGCACATCAAAACTGACCTGCTGGCCAGCCTTTAGCGTCCGGTACCCATCCATCTTAATCGTAGAATAATGGGCGAAGATGTCTTCGCCGCCGCCTTCAGGACAGATAAACCCAAACCCTTTGGCGTTGTTGAACCATTTAACAGTACCCGTCTCCATGCTTTTACATCCCTCGCAACGCTATTTTTAGGTGAGATGAATAACTGAATTCGCACCCGCCAGAAGCAGGTAGCAGATGAGCCTGAAAGTGGTTAAAACACCACCAGCTCACGAATTTACACTCTAGAGCAAATGATCATCACGTCAAGGGATCGGCTTTTGTCGACAGGGAGCAGTTCATCAAAGTTTGAAGCAGGTAACGATCTTGACATTGTTTGGTAACAATTCGTCAGAGATTTTTGCGCACGTTCCAGTGCGGCGGGATGATGGCGAAGATGATAAAATAGTAATGATACCCCACTTTGAATAACCGGAACCTGTCCCCATATTAAAGGACAGAGCAGAGAAGATGAGCAGCGATGGGCAATAACAACGGTTGGCTAAATTTCGAACATTTGGCCGAGGAAAAACAAATCGATGCGGTAAAACCGCCGTCTATGTATAAAGTTATACTTAACAACGACGATTACACACCGATGGAATTTGTGATTGACGTTCTGCAAAAGTTCTTTTCTTATGATATTGAACGCGCAACGCAACTGATGCTCACGGTCCACTATCAAGGCAAGGCGATCTGCGGTGTTTTTACCGCCGAGGTGGCGGAAACCAAAGTCGTCCATGTGAACCGTTATGCGAGGGAGAACGAGCATCCGTTGCTTTGTACGCTAGAAAAAGCCTAGATTTAGGCAACTATTGGGGAGGTGCTTATGCTCAATCAAGAACTGGAACTCAGTCTCAACATGGCTTTCGCCAGAGCGCGTGAGCACAGACACGAGTTTATGACCGTGGAGCACCTGTTGCTGGCGTTACTCAGCAACCCTGCCGCGCGAGAAGCGCTAGAGGCATGTACGGTGGATCTGGCTGCGTTACGCCAGGAGCTGGAAGCCTTTATTGAACAAACTACGCCGACGCTGCCCGCCAGCGAAGAAGAGCGCGACACTCAGCCGACGCTCAGCTTCCAGCGCGTACTGCAGCGTGCGGTATTCCATGTGCAATCTTCCGGCCGCAGCGAAGTCAGCGGCGCCAACGTGCTGGTGGCGATTTTCAGCGAGCAGGAGTCGCAGGCGGCTTACCTGCTGCGCAAACACGACGTCAGCCGTCTCGACGTAGTGAACTTCATTTCACATGGCACACGTAAAGACGAGCCGGGCCAAGCGCCGAATGCGGAAAACCCGGTGAATGAAGAGCAGTCCGGAGGGGAAGACCGTATGGAAAACTTCACCACCAACCTCAACCAGTTGGCACGGGTAGGCGGCATCGATCCTTTGATTGGCCGTGACCCTGAGCTGGAGCGTGCCATTCAGGTGCTGTGCCGTCGTCGTAAAAACAATCCGCTGCTGGTGGGGGAATCCGGCGTGGGCAAAACGGCGATTGCCGAAGGCCTGGCCTGGCGCATTGTGCAGGGCGACGTTCCGGAAGTGATGGCGGACTGCACGCTGTACTCATTGGATATCGGTTCATTGCTGGCCGGTACCAAATACCGTGGCGACTTCGAAAAACGGTTTAAAGCGCTGCTGAAACAGTTGGAACAGGATAAGAACAGTATTCTGTTTATCGATGAGATCCACACCATCATCGGCGCCGGTGCGGCTTCCGGCGGGCAGGTAGACGCCGCCAACCTGATCAAACCGCTGCTCTCCAGCGGTAAGATCCGGGTTATCGGTTCGACCACCTACCAGGAATTCAGCAACATTTTTGAAAAAGACCGCGCATTGGCCCGTCGTTTCCAGAAAATCGACATCACCGAGCCGACGCCGGAAGAGACCATTCAGATCATCAACGGCCTGAAGACCAAGTACGAAGCGCACCACGACGTGCGTTATACCGCCAAAGCGGTGCGTGCGGCGGTCGAGCTGTCGGTGAAATACATCAACGACCGTCATTTGCCGGACAAGGCTATCGACGTGATTGACGAGGCGGGCGCCCGCAGCCGGTTAATGCCGGTAAGCAAGCGCAAGAAAACCGTCAACGTCGCCGACATCGAATCCGTGGTGGCGCGTATTGCGCGTATCCCGGAGAAAACCGTGTCGGCGAGCGATCGCGACGTACTGAGAAGTCTGGGCGATCGTCTGAAAATGCTGGTATTCGGGCAGGATCAGGCGATTGAAGCGCTGACTGAAGCGATCAAGATGAGCCGTGCTGGTTTGGGGCACGATCGCAAGCCGGTCGGTTCCTTCCTGTTTGCCGGGCCAACCGGCGTCGGGAAAACCGAGGTGACGGTGCAGCTGGCGAAGGCGATGGATATTCAGCTGCTGCGTTTTGATATGTCCGAGTATATGGAACGTCATACCGTCAGCCGTCTGATTGGCGCGCCTCCGGGCTACGTCGGTTACGATCAGGGCGGTCTGCTGACCGACGCGGTGCTCAAGCATCCGCACTCGGTGGTGCTGCTGGATGAAATCGAGAAGGCACATCCGGACGTGTTCAACCTGTTGTTGCAGGTTATGGACAACGGTACCCTGACCGATAACAACGGCCGCAAGGCGGACTTCCGCAACGTGATCCTGGTGATGACCACCAACGCCGGGGTACGTGAAACCGAACGTAAATCGATCGGTCTGGTGCAGCAGGACAACAGCACCGATGCGATGGAAGAGATCAAGAAAGTGTTCACGCCGGAATTCCGTAACCGTCTGGACAACATTCTTTGGTTCAACCATCTGTCGACCGAGGTGATCCAGCAGGTTGTCGATAAGTTTATCGTCGAACTGCAGGCACAGCTGGATGCGAAGGGCGTGTCGTTGGAAGTGAGCGATGAAGCGCGTGACTGGCTGTCGGTGAAAGGCTATGACCGTGCAATGGGCGCTCGTCCGATGGCGCGTGTGATGCAGGAAAACCTGAAGAAACCGCTGGCCAACGAATTGCTGTTTGGTTCACTGGTGGACGGCGGTTCGGTGAAAGTCGAG contains:
- the cspD gene encoding cold shock-like protein CspD, which encodes METGTVKWFNNAKGFGFICPEGGGEDIFAHYSTIKMDGYRTLKAGQQVSFDVHQGPKGNHASLIVPLESEALA
- the clpS gene encoding ATP-dependent Clp protease adapter ClpS; the protein is MGNNNGWLNFEHLAEEKQIDAVKPPSMYKVILNNDDYTPMEFVIDVLQKFFSYDIERATQLMLTVHYQGKAICGVFTAEVAETKVVHVNRYARENEHPLLCTLEKA
- the clpA gene encoding ATP-dependent Clp protease ATP-binding subunit ClpA; this translates as MLNQELELSLNMAFARAREHRHEFMTVEHLLLALLSNPAAREALEACTVDLAALRQELEAFIEQTTPTLPASEEERDTQPTLSFQRVLQRAVFHVQSSGRSEVSGANVLVAIFSEQESQAAYLLRKHDVSRLDVVNFISHGTRKDEPGQAPNAENPVNEEQSGGEDRMENFTTNLNQLARVGGIDPLIGRDPELERAIQVLCRRRKNNPLLVGESGVGKTAIAEGLAWRIVQGDVPEVMADCTLYSLDIGSLLAGTKYRGDFEKRFKALLKQLEQDKNSILFIDEIHTIIGAGAASGGQVDAANLIKPLLSSGKIRVIGSTTYQEFSNIFEKDRALARRFQKIDITEPTPEETIQIINGLKTKYEAHHDVRYTAKAVRAAVELSVKYINDRHLPDKAIDVIDEAGARSRLMPVSKRKKTVNVADIESVVARIARIPEKTVSASDRDVLRSLGDRLKMLVFGQDQAIEALTEAIKMSRAGLGHDRKPVGSFLFAGPTGVGKTEVTVQLAKAMDIQLLRFDMSEYMERHTVSRLIGAPPGYVGYDQGGLLTDAVLKHPHSVVLLDEIEKAHPDVFNLLLQVMDNGTLTDNNGRKADFRNVILVMTTNAGVRETERKSIGLVQQDNSTDAMEEIKKVFTPEFRNRLDNILWFNHLSTEVIQQVVDKFIVELQAQLDAKGVSLEVSDEARDWLSVKGYDRAMGARPMARVMQENLKKPLANELLFGSLVDGGSVKVELDKDNQKLTYHFLSASMRKADEGAVH